From a region of the Streptomyces tirandamycinicus genome:
- a CDS encoding DUF3068 domain-containing protein, producing the protein MRRRASLVLLSFAVFLAALAPVLRWYAFPRLARIPPGQYQETVLEARPATLLRYDTMRAEQVEKVTIVQTLKGNVEESRRIGRRTGRDVVVWDSLSHVQGPDGEMVSQIPERYIFDAHTQAPVHAPGEMVDGDPVRREGIAFKWPFLTEKRDYAYFDAQTRTSAPIHYKGTRTFRGLEVYYFEQTVPWTKVPYPRKMPIPGIDASTLEERTGTTRWYTTRRMFWVEPVTGAPVNGEEIHTEELRGGSLLGGRDRVTAFSGHVRMRADYVDRTVAQVATHRGLVLLLVSHLPWTFLGLGAGLLALSLLLEARSRRPAGGGPPGPGGGPPEPGGDRPPEREPGPAGA; encoded by the coding sequence GTGCGCCGCAGAGCCAGCCTCGTACTGCTGTCGTTCGCCGTCTTCCTCGCGGCGCTGGCGCCGGTGCTGCGCTGGTACGCCTTCCCCCGGCTGGCCAGGATCCCGCCGGGCCAGTACCAGGAGACGGTGCTCGAGGCGAGGCCGGCGACCCTGCTGAGGTACGACACCATGCGGGCGGAGCAGGTGGAGAAGGTCACCATCGTGCAGACCCTCAAGGGCAACGTGGAGGAGTCCCGGCGGATCGGGCGCCGCACGGGCCGGGACGTGGTGGTCTGGGACTCCCTCTCCCACGTCCAGGGGCCGGACGGCGAGATGGTCTCCCAGATCCCCGAGCGGTACATCTTCGACGCCCACACCCAGGCACCCGTGCACGCCCCGGGGGAGATGGTCGACGGCGACCCGGTCCGGCGCGAGGGCATCGCGTTCAAGTGGCCCTTCCTCACCGAGAAGCGGGACTACGCGTACTTCGACGCCCAGACCAGGACCTCCGCCCCCATCCACTACAAGGGGACCCGGACCTTCCGCGGACTGGAGGTCTACTACTTCGAGCAGACGGTCCCGTGGACCAAGGTGCCGTACCCCAGGAAGATGCCGATACCCGGCATCGACGCGTCGACGCTGGAGGAACGGACCGGCACCACCCGCTGGTACACCACCAGGCGCATGTTCTGGGTGGAGCCGGTCACCGGGGCGCCCGTCAACGGTGAGGAGATCCACACCGAGGAACTGCGCGGCGGTTCGCTGCTCGGCGGCCGCGACCGGGTGACCGCGTTCTCCGGGCACGTCCGGATGCGCGCGGACTACGTGGACCGCACGGTCGCCCAGGTGGCAACCCACCGCGGGCTCGTGCTCCTGCTCGTCTCCCACCTGCCGTGGACCTTCCTGGGCCTCGGCGCGGGTCTCCTCGCGCTCTCCCTCCTCCTCGAGGCGCGCTCCCGCCGGCCCGCGGGCGGCGGCCCCCCGGGACCCGGCGGCGGCCCCCCGGAACCAGGCGGCGACCGCCCGCCGGAACGCGAACCCGGGCCGGCCGGGGCGTGA
- a CDS encoding SPW_0924 family protein, translated as MRALVATAAGLAPVLLVVLLIAVVDVPPGETSPRPLLTTVPGPVK; from the coding sequence ATGCGCGCCCTCGTCGCCACCGCCGCCGGGCTGGCCCCCGTGCTGCTCGTCGTGCTGCTCATCGCCGTAGTCGACGTGCCGCCCGGGGAGACCTCGCCCAGACCGCTCCTCACCACCGTCCCCGGACCCGTGAAGTAG
- a CDS encoding lytic transglycosylase domain-containing protein yields MAAQFGRRLRKGATTTAVAAVAVAALSASQAPGVAPTATGGDAQASGATPPTGSSATGNSPYYTDLPPLNSPNKPGAAAPLPAVGEAEAGIPATVLSAYKQAEQAVAASDPGCRLPWQLLAAIGKVESGQARGGRVDADGTTFSPILGPVLNGVGFADISDTDDGAYDGDRTHDRAVGPMQFIPSTWATWGQDANGDGRKDPNNIHDAALAAAKYLCAGSRDLSVKEDLDRAILSYNRSREYLRTVLSWFAYYQRGTHEVPDGSGVLPVESSGGGSTGTGTTPATATPPTAPTTPATPTAPGATPGPPSSPSVPGGSTGSPKPPPAKPGTGTPSPGPTPPAKPAPPTPPPSATVFGIENAGGGRPAATAGEDFAELPKVRAKSRSGQSVVGADLVFELVGDTDARFSGDRTRAVVRTGQGGVAAAPALKAGEKTGDFTIRVTVAGRALPRLDYTATVTPRQADTLVRTGDEELTASPSSEFDHAVEVKATFKGGTAAGVAVTATMVTTADDPAENTEGPYFKDPEGNPVRTLTELTTGADGVLVLPKIFSDDRSGTFLLRLTTEGGAVLTLELEVAAPPAPAG; encoded by the coding sequence ATGGCAGCGCAATTCGGCCGCCGGCTGCGCAAGGGGGCCACCACGACGGCGGTGGCGGCGGTCGCCGTCGCCGCGCTCTCCGCGTCGCAGGCGCCGGGTGTCGCGCCGACCGCCACCGGCGGCGACGCGCAGGCCTCCGGAGCGACCCCGCCCACCGGCTCCTCGGCGACCGGCAACTCCCCCTACTACACGGACCTGCCGCCGCTGAACAGCCCCAACAAGCCCGGCGCTGCGGCCCCTCTGCCCGCGGTCGGCGAAGCGGAGGCGGGGATTCCGGCCACCGTGCTGAGCGCGTACAAGCAGGCCGAGCAGGCCGTCGCCGCGAGCGACCCCGGCTGCCGCCTCCCCTGGCAGCTGCTCGCCGCGATCGGCAAGGTCGAGTCCGGGCAGGCGCGCGGCGGGCGGGTCGACGCCGACGGCACGACGTTCTCCCCGATACTCGGCCCGGTGCTGAACGGGGTCGGGTTCGCCGACATCTCCGACACCGATGACGGCGCCTACGACGGCGACCGCACCCACGACCGTGCGGTCGGCCCGATGCAGTTCATCCCGTCCACCTGGGCCACCTGGGGCCAGGACGCCAACGGCGACGGCCGCAAGGACCCGAACAACATCCACGACGCGGCGCTCGCCGCCGCGAAGTACCTGTGCGCCGGCAGCCGCGACCTGTCCGTCAAGGAGGACCTCGACCGGGCGATCCTGAGCTACAACCGCTCGCGGGAGTACCTGCGCACGGTCCTGTCCTGGTTCGCGTACTACCAGCGGGGCACCCACGAGGTTCCCGACGGTTCGGGAGTCCTGCCCGTCGAGAGCAGCGGCGGCGGCTCCACGGGCACGGGCACCACGCCCGCCACCGCGACCCCACCGACGGCTCCCACCACGCCCGCCACCCCGACTGCGCCGGGAGCCACGCCCGGCCCGCCGTCGTCCCCCTCGGTGCCCGGCGGCTCGACCGGCAGCCCCAAGCCTCCCCCCGCGAAGCCGGGGACCGGCACGCCGTCCCCCGGCCCGACCCCCCCGGCGAAGCCGGCCCCCCCGACCCCTCCGCCCTCCGCGACGGTGTTCGGTATCGAGAACGCCGGCGGCGGACGTCCCGCCGCCACCGCCGGCGAGGACTTCGCCGAGCTGCCGAAGGTCCGGGCGAAGAGCCGCTCCGGTCAGTCGGTCGTCGGCGCCGACCTCGTCTTCGAGCTCGTCGGCGACACGGACGCCCGGTTCTCCGGCGACCGCACACGCGCGGTCGTGCGCACCGGGCAGGGCGGCGTGGCCGCCGCCCCCGCACTGAAGGCCGGTGAGAAGACCGGCGACTTCACCATCCGGGTGACCGTCGCCGGCCGGGCGCTGCCCCGGCTCGACTACACCGCGACCGTCACCCCCCGTCAGGCGGACACCCTGGTGCGGACCGGCGACGAGGAGCTGACCGCCTCGCCGTCCTCCGAGTTCGACCACGCGGTCGAGGTCAAGGCCACGTTCAAGGGCGGCACGGCCGCGGGTGTGGCCGTCACGGCCACGATGGTCACCACGGCCGACGACCCGGCCGAGAACACCGAGGGCCCCTACTTCAAGGACCCCGAGGGCAATCCGGTCCGCACGCTCACGGAGCTGACGACCGGCGCCGACGGCGTGCTGGTGCTGCCGAAGATCTTCTCGGACGACCGGTCCGGGACGTTCCTGCTCCGTCTGACGACCGAGGGCGGCGCGGTACTGACCCTCGAACTGGAGGTCGCCGCCCCGCCGGCCCCGGCCGGCTGA
- a CDS encoding DUF4184 family protein: protein MPFTLSHAAAVLPCIRRDGAARGPLVASALVAGSFAPDMTYFTASVLPGAMRFGEVTHGPLGVLTVDVVIAAGLVGLWLMVREPLLALLPRRLQARAHAMVRGDAPHGRTRASLALWFWVSAAIGAATHVVWDAFTHFDRWGTRALPVLAESVAGFPLYTYTQYGSSILALVALGWFARSAWQHTPGHTGPVPVPSIGRRGRWAAVALLTLCVLAGTAHRCVRFYQYWGRIDTPLDIIPTACFGAGAGLAVGLVLYGAAVRMWSRRGTGPDAAAPRERAGVS, encoded by the coding sequence ATGCCTTTCACGCTCAGTCACGCGGCGGCGGTACTGCCCTGCATCCGCAGGGACGGTGCGGCGCGGGGGCCACTGGTCGCCTCCGCACTCGTCGCGGGCTCGTTCGCACCCGACATGACCTACTTCACGGCGAGTGTGCTGCCCGGCGCGATGCGGTTCGGCGAGGTGACGCACGGCCCGCTGGGGGTACTGACGGTCGACGTCGTCATCGCGGCGGGCCTGGTGGGGCTCTGGCTGATGGTGCGTGAGCCGCTGCTGGCCCTGCTCCCGCGCCGCCTTCAGGCCCGCGCCCACGCCATGGTGCGCGGTGACGCCCCGCACGGCCGGACGCGGGCGTCGCTGGCGCTGTGGTTCTGGGTCTCCGCGGCGATCGGTGCGGCGACGCACGTCGTCTGGGACGCCTTCACGCACTTCGACCGCTGGGGCACCCGGGCGCTGCCGGTGCTCGCGGAATCCGTCGCGGGATTCCCCCTCTACACGTACACGCAGTACGGGAGTTCGATCCTGGCGCTGGTGGCACTGGGCTGGTTCGCCCGGTCCGCGTGGCAGCACACTCCCGGTCACACCGGACCGGTGCCCGTACCGTCGATCGGCCGGCGCGGGCGGTGGGCCGCGGTGGCCCTGCTGACGCTGTGCGTCCTCGCGGGAACCGCGCATCGCTGCGTGCGCTTCTACCAGTACTGGGGCCGGATCGACACGCCCCTCGACATCATTCCGACCGCGTGCTTCGGGGCGGGCGCCGGGCTCGCGGTGGGCCTGGTGCTGTACGGCGCGGCGGTCCGGATGTGGTCACGGCGCGGCACCGGCCCGGACGCGGCGGCCCCGCGGGAGCGGGCGGGCGTGTCCTGA
- the polA gene encoding DNA polymerase I: MAETASKKTHEETRPRLLLMDGHSLAYRAFFALPAENFTTASGQTTNAIYGFASMLANTLRDEAPTHFAVAFDVSRKTWRSQDFPEYKANRSSTPDEFKGQVELIGELLDTMNAVRFAVDGFEADDIIATLATQAEAAGFEVLIVTGDRDSFQLVSDHVTVLYPTKGVSELTRFTPEKVLEKYGLTPSQYPDFAALRGDPSDNLPGIPGVGEKTATKWINQFGSFAELVERADEVKGKVGQALRDHLEAVKLNRHLTELVRDVELPKSVADLARAPYDRTALKGFLEILEIRNPSLRERLLAVDPGAAEDEVPAPAAGVELDGSVLGPGELAPWLERHGGAPLGVASVAAWALGVGSVSEIALAAAGGEAAWFDTTQLDEADDRAFAAWLSDPERPKVVHSAKELLRVFPEHGWDLRGIAMDTALAAYLVKPGRRSFALDALSVEYLHRELAPAAADGQLAFGAEDEQAEADALMAQARAVLDLGEAFGGKLDEVGAGELLHDMELPTSLLLARMERHGISADRAHLEAMEQQFAGAVQQAVKEAHASVGHEFNLGSPKQLQEVFFGELNLPKTKKTKTGYTTDADALAWLAGQTDHELPVIMLRHREQARLRSTVEGLIKTIAADGRIHTTFSQTVAATGRLSSTDPNLQNVPVRTDEGRAIRRGFVVGEGFESLMTADYSQIELRVMAHLSEDEGLIEAFASGEDLHTTVASQVFGVGRSAVDAEMRRKIKAMSYGLAYGLSAFGLSQQLNIEAAEARALMDTYFERFGGVRDYLRRVVDEARATGYTATMFGRRRYLPDLNSDNRQRREAAERMALNAPIQGTAADIVKMAMLRVDAALRAEGLTSRMLLQVHDEIVLEIAPGERERVEELVRREMPAAAELRAPLDVSVGVGPDWESAAH, translated from the coding sequence GTGGCTGAGACAGCATCGAAGAAGACCCATGAGGAAACCCGTCCGCGCCTGCTCCTCATGGACGGGCACTCGCTGGCGTACCGGGCGTTCTTCGCCCTGCCCGCGGAGAACTTCACCACCGCGAGCGGCCAGACGACCAACGCGATCTACGGCTTCGCGTCGATGCTGGCGAACACGCTCCGCGACGAGGCGCCCACGCACTTCGCCGTGGCCTTCGACGTCTCCCGGAAGACCTGGCGGTCCCAGGACTTCCCCGAGTACAAGGCCAACCGCTCCTCGACCCCGGACGAGTTCAAGGGCCAGGTCGAGCTGATCGGCGAACTGCTCGACACGATGAACGCGGTGCGGTTCGCGGTGGACGGCTTCGAGGCCGACGACATCATCGCGACCCTCGCCACCCAGGCCGAGGCCGCGGGCTTCGAGGTGCTGATCGTCACCGGCGACCGGGACTCCTTCCAGCTGGTCTCCGACCACGTCACCGTGCTCTATCCGACCAAGGGCGTCTCCGAGCTGACCCGCTTCACCCCGGAGAAGGTCCTCGAGAAGTACGGGCTGACCCCCTCCCAGTACCCGGACTTCGCCGCCCTCCGCGGCGACCCGTCCGACAACCTCCCGGGCATTCCCGGCGTCGGCGAGAAGACCGCCACGAAGTGGATCAACCAGTTCGGCTCCTTCGCGGAGCTCGTCGAGCGCGCCGACGAGGTCAAGGGCAAGGTCGGCCAGGCGCTCCGCGACCATCTGGAGGCCGTCAAGCTCAACCGTCACCTGACGGAGCTGGTCCGTGACGTGGAGCTGCCGAAGTCCGTCGCCGACCTCGCACGCGCCCCGTACGACCGGACCGCGCTGAAGGGCTTCCTGGAGATCCTGGAGATCCGCAACCCGAGCCTGCGCGAGCGGCTGCTCGCCGTCGACCCGGGCGCCGCGGAGGACGAGGTCCCGGCCCCGGCCGCCGGTGTGGAGCTGGACGGCAGTGTGCTCGGCCCCGGCGAGCTGGCGCCCTGGCTGGAGCGGCACGGCGGAGCGCCCCTCGGCGTCGCCTCGGTCGCCGCCTGGGCGCTGGGCGTCGGCAGCGTCAGCGAGATCGCACTCGCGGCCGCCGGCGGGGAGGCGGCCTGGTTCGACACGACCCAGCTCGACGAGGCCGACGACCGGGCCTTCGCCGCCTGGCTGTCCGACCCGGAGCGGCCGAAGGTCGTGCACAGCGCGAAGGAGCTGCTCCGGGTCTTCCCCGAGCACGGATGGGACCTCCGGGGCATCGCCATGGACACCGCCCTGGCCGCCTATCTGGTCAAGCCCGGCCGCCGGTCCTTCGCCCTGGACGCCCTCTCCGTGGAGTACCTCCACCGCGAGCTGGCACCGGCCGCCGCCGACGGGCAGCTCGCCTTCGGCGCCGAGGACGAGCAGGCCGAGGCCGACGCCCTGATGGCGCAGGCCCGCGCCGTCCTCGACCTGGGCGAGGCGTTCGGCGGGAAGCTCGACGAGGTGGGGGCGGGCGAGCTGCTGCACGACATGGAACTGCCCACGTCGCTGCTGCTGGCCAGGATGGAGCGGCACGGCATCTCCGCCGACCGGGCCCATCTGGAGGCCATGGAGCAGCAGTTCGCCGGAGCGGTGCAGCAGGCCGTCAAGGAGGCCCACGCCTCGGTGGGCCACGAGTTCAACCTCGGCTCGCCCAAGCAGCTCCAGGAGGTCTTCTTCGGGGAGCTGAACCTCCCCAAGACCAAGAAGACCAAGACCGGTTACACGACCGACGCCGACGCGCTGGCCTGGCTCGCCGGTCAGACCGACCACGAGCTGCCGGTGATCATGCTGCGCCACCGCGAGCAGGCCCGGCTGCGCTCCACCGTCGAGGGCCTGATCAAGACCATCGCCGCGGACGGCCGGATCCACACCACCTTCAGCCAGACGGTCGCCGCGACCGGGCGGCTCTCCTCCACCGACCCGAACCTGCAGAACGTGCCGGTGCGCACCGACGAGGGCCGCGCGATCCGCCGCGGCTTCGTCGTCGGCGAGGGCTTCGAGTCGCTGATGACCGCCGACTACAGCCAGATCGAGCTGCGTGTGATGGCCCACCTCTCGGAGGACGAGGGCCTGATCGAGGCGTTCGCCTCGGGCGAGGACCTGCACACGACGGTGGCCTCCCAGGTCTTCGGTGTCGGCCGGTCCGCGGTCGACGCGGAGATGCGCCGCAAGATCAAGGCGATGTCGTACGGACTGGCCTACGGTCTCTCCGCGTTCGGCCTCAGCCAGCAGCTGAACATCGAGGCGGCCGAGGCGCGGGCCCTGATGGACACCTACTTCGAGCGGTTCGGCGGGGTCCGCGACTATCTGCGCCGGGTCGTGGACGAGGCGCGGGCCACGGGCTACACGGCGACGATGTTCGGCCGCCGCCGCTACCTCCCGGACCTCAACAGCGACAACCGCCAGCGCCGTGAGGCGGCCGAGCGCATGGCGCTCAACGCGCCGATCCAGGGCACGGCGGCGGACATCGTCAAGATGGCGATGCTGCGGGTCGACGCCGCGCTGCGGGCGGAAGGGCTCACCTCCCGGATGCTGCTCCAGGTCCACGACGAGATCGTCCTGGAGATCGCCCCGGGCGAGCGCGAGCGGGTCGAGGAGCTCGTCCGCCGCGAGATGCCCGCGGCGGCGGAACTGCGCGCACCGCTGGACGTCTCGGTCGGCGTGGGCCCGGACTGGGAGTCCGCCGCCCACTGA
- a CDS encoding FdhF/YdeP family oxidoreductase produces MATKPPEGDPVQDAPRVDAPRHSAAGLPAIGHTLRIAQQQMGVARTARTLLKVNQKDGFDCPGCAWPEGERRHVAEFCENGAKAVAEEATLRRVTPDFFAAHPVSDLATRSGYWLGQQGRITRPVYLAEGADHYEPVSWERAFEILAGELRALDSPDEAVFYTSGRTGNEAAFLLQLFAREFGTNNLPDCSNMCHESSGSALTETLGVGKGSVSLEDLHRADLIIVAGQNPGTNHPRMLSALEEAKRSGAKIISVNPLPEAGLERFRNPQTARGLIKGVPLTDLFLQIRIGGDQALFRLLGKLVLEAPGGVDEAFVREYTHGYEEFAAAARAADWDETLAATGLDRRDIERAARMVLASKRTVVCWAMGLTQHKHAVATIREVVNLLLLRGCVGRPGAGVCPVRGHSNVQGDRTMGIFERPSESFLDALEKEFGFAPPRHHGLDTVRAIRALRDGEAKVFFAMGGNFVGASPDTEVTEAAMRRARLTVHVSTKLNRSHAVTGTRALILPTLGRSDRDEQRSGRQFVTVEDSMGMVHASRGNLPPASEHLLSEPAIVARLARAVLGPASRTPWEEFERDYAAIRDRISRVVPGFEDFNARVARPGGFTLPHAPRDERRFPTATGRANFTAAPVEYPEIPEGRLLLQTLRSHDQYNTTIYGLDDRYRGVRGGRRVVLVNPEDAAGLGLADGAYADLVGEWTDGVERRAPGFRVVHYPTARGCAAAYYPETNVLVPLDATADTSNTPASKSVIVRLEQSPTD; encoded by the coding sequence ATGGCCACCAAGCCGCCCGAAGGCGACCCGGTGCAGGACGCGCCCCGGGTCGACGCACCCCGGCACAGCGCGGCCGGCCTTCCCGCGATCGGGCACACGCTCAGGATCGCGCAGCAGCAGATGGGGGTGGCGCGCACCGCCCGCACCCTGCTCAAGGTCAACCAGAAGGACGGCTTCGACTGCCCCGGCTGCGCCTGGCCCGAGGGCGAGCGCCGCCATGTGGCGGAGTTCTGCGAGAACGGCGCGAAGGCGGTGGCGGAGGAGGCGACGCTGCGCCGGGTCACGCCGGACTTCTTCGCCGCGCACCCGGTGTCCGACCTGGCCACCCGCAGCGGGTACTGGCTGGGGCAGCAGGGCCGGATCACCCGGCCCGTGTACCTCGCGGAGGGGGCGGACCACTACGAGCCGGTGAGCTGGGAGCGGGCCTTCGAGATCCTCGCCGGGGAGCTGCGGGCGCTGGACTCCCCCGACGAGGCCGTCTTCTACACCTCCGGCCGCACCGGCAACGAGGCCGCCTTCCTGCTGCAGCTCTTCGCCCGCGAGTTCGGCACCAACAACCTGCCGGACTGCTCCAACATGTGCCACGAGTCCTCGGGCTCGGCGCTGACCGAGACCCTGGGCGTGGGCAAGGGCAGCGTCTCCCTGGAGGACCTGCACCGGGCCGACCTGATCATCGTCGCCGGGCAGAACCCGGGCACGAACCATCCGCGGATGCTGTCCGCGCTGGAGGAGGCCAAGCGGTCCGGAGCGAAGATCATCTCGGTGAACCCGCTGCCCGAGGCGGGACTGGAGCGGTTCAGGAACCCGCAGACCGCGCGGGGCCTGATCAAGGGCGTCCCCCTCACCGACCTCTTCCTCCAGATCCGCATCGGCGGCGACCAGGCCCTCTTCCGGTTGCTCGGCAAGCTGGTCCTGGAGGCCCCGGGCGGGGTCGACGAGGCGTTCGTACGGGAGTACACGCACGGCTACGAGGAGTTCGCCGCCGCGGCCCGCGCCGCGGACTGGGACGAGACGCTCGCCGCGACCGGCCTGGACCGCCGGGACATCGAGCGCGCGGCGCGCATGGTCCTCGCGTCGAAGCGGACGGTCGTGTGCTGGGCGATGGGGCTGACCCAGCACAAGCACGCCGTCGCGACCATCCGCGAGGTGGTCAACCTGCTGCTGCTGCGCGGCTGCGTCGGCCGCCCCGGTGCCGGGGTGTGCCCGGTGCGCGGCCACTCCAACGTGCAGGGCGACCGCACGATGGGCATCTTCGAGCGCCCCTCGGAGTCCTTCCTGGACGCTTTGGAGAAGGAGTTCGGCTTCGCCCCGCCGCGGCACCACGGCCTCGACACCGTCCGGGCCATCAGGGCGCTGCGGGACGGCGAGGCGAAGGTGTTCTTCGCCATGGGCGGCAACTTCGTCGGCGCCTCGCCCGACACGGAGGTCACGGAGGCGGCGATGCGCCGCGCCCGGCTCACGGTGCACGTGTCGACGAAGCTCAACCGCTCGCACGCGGTGACCGGGACGCGGGCGCTGATCCTGCCCACGCTCGGCCGGAGCGACCGGGACGAGCAGCGGAGCGGCCGGCAGTTCGTGACGGTCGAGGACTCCATGGGCATGGTGCACGCGTCCCGCGGCAACCTGCCGCCGGCGAGTGAGCACCTGCTGTCCGAGCCGGCGATCGTGGCCAGGCTGGCCCGCGCGGTGCTCGGCCCGGCGTCCAGGACGCCGTGGGAGGAGTTCGAGAGGGACTACGCCGCCATCCGGGACCGGATCTCCCGGGTGGTGCCCGGTTTCGAGGACTTCAACGCGAGGGTCGCCCGCCCCGGCGGGTTCACCCTCCCCCACGCCCCGCGCGACGAGCGCCGCTTCCCCACGGCGACGGGCCGGGCGAACTTCACCGCGGCGCCGGTGGAGTACCCGGAGATCCCCGAGGGGCGGCTGCTGCTGCAGACGCTGCGCTCCCACGACCAGTACAACACCACGATCTACGGGCTCGACGACCGCTACCGGGGTGTCCGGGGTGGCCGCCGCGTCGTCCTGGTGAACCCGGAGGACGCGGCGGGTCTGGGGCTCGCGGACGGCGCGTACGCCGATCTCGTCGGCGAGTGGACGGACGGCGTGGAGCGGCGGGCGCCCGGCTTCCGCGTGGTGCACTACCCGACCGCGCGGGGCTGCGCGGCCGCGTACTACCCGGAGACCAACGTCCTGGTGCCGCTGGACGCCACCGCGGACACCAGCAACACCCCCGCCAGCAAGTCCGTGATCGTGCGTCTGGAACAATCACCGACCGACTGA
- a CDS encoding PaaI family thioesterase, producing the protein MGEQTTVKFPQEVIDEYAALGVDLPALFSAGTLGNRMGVQIVEAAAERVVGTMPVEGNTQPYGLLHGGASAVLAETLGSVGSMLHGGSSKIAVGVDLNCTHHRGVRSGQVTGVATPVHRGRSTATYEIVITDEQDRRVCTARLTCLLRDVRPQDADHVPGTDG; encoded by the coding sequence ATGGGTGAGCAGACGACGGTGAAGTTCCCGCAGGAGGTCATCGACGAGTACGCCGCGCTCGGCGTCGACCTGCCCGCGCTGTTCTCCGCGGGGACGCTCGGCAACCGGATGGGCGTGCAGATCGTCGAGGCCGCCGCTGAGCGCGTGGTGGGCACGATGCCGGTCGAGGGAAACACCCAGCCCTACGGGCTGCTGCACGGCGGGGCGTCCGCGGTGCTGGCCGAGACCCTCGGGTCGGTCGGCTCCATGCTGCACGGCGGCAGCTCGAAGATCGCCGTCGGTGTGGACCTCAACTGCACGCACCACCGGGGGGTGCGCTCCGGCCAGGTCACGGGCGTGGCCACGCCCGTGCACCGGGGCCGCTCCACCGCCACCTACGAGATCGTGATCACCGACGAGCAGGACAGGCGGGTCTGCACGGCCCGGCTGACCTGCCTGCTGAGGGACGTCCGTCCCCAGGACGCGGACCACGTCCCGGGGACGGACGGCTGA